The following proteins come from a genomic window of Bacteroidia bacterium:
- a CDS encoding cation transporter — protein sequence MKKGNFFLLILLLQLSVLYKNGIAQMGSAYIGVNGLTCSQCSRSVEMSLKKLKFVDKVEMELVKAEGKVYFKPGMEIDLDQVAQAVYDAGFAVRFLKVELDFNLIPLEGSCFKLASGSFQILEQSASQPKNRKLIQLVGKKFLPAKEWKAEKLKLVPLCPKEDLRLYFIHLL from the coding sequence ATGAAAAAAGGAAACTTCTTTCTGCTAATTCTTCTTCTTCAGCTTAGCGTTCTGTACAAAAATGGAATTGCCCAGATGGGATCCGCTTATATCGGTGTTAATGGTTTAACCTGTTCTCAATGCTCCCGAAGTGTTGAAATGAGTTTGAAAAAGCTAAAGTTTGTTGACAAGGTTGAAATGGAGTTGGTTAAAGCAGAAGGAAAAGTTTACTTTAAACCGGGAATGGAAATTGATTTGGATCAGGTGGCTCAGGCTGTTTATGATGCAGGCTTTGCTGTACGGTTTTTAAAGGTAGAGTTAGATTTTAATCTCATTCCATTGGAGGGGAGTTGTTTTAAACTTGCTTCCGGATCTTTTCAGATACTAGAACAATCCGCTTCCCAACCGAAGAATAGGAAGTTAATACAATTGGTAGGTAAAAAATTTCTTCCTGCCAAAGAGTGGAAGGCGGAAAAGCTGAAACTGGTCCCGCTATGTCCAAAGGAAGATCTTCGACTTTACTTTATACATTTATTATGA
- a CDS encoding energy transducer TonB translates to MIRFFYILFFYLTFISFSLQAQSQVDSSSAHNLAVEKCEIPPVYPGGDQAILNLISSNIKYPRKARNKGITGTSYVSFIVDTEGYVVDIKIKKSSGNELLDKEAMRVITLLERWTPGIQDDKKVRVIYTLPIRFVLHTSPGW, encoded by the coding sequence ATGATTCGTTTCTTTTACATCCTATTCTTTTACCTGACGTTTATTTCCTTTAGTTTACAAGCACAATCCCAGGTGGATAGCAGCTCTGCCCATAACCTTGCAGTTGAAAAATGTGAAATACCTCCTGTTTATCCGGGTGGAGACCAGGCCATTTTAAATCTGATTTCTTCTAATATCAAATACCCAAGAAAGGCTAGAAATAAGGGAATTACAGGTACCAGTTACGTGAGTTTTATTGTAGATACAGAAGGGTATGTAGTAGATATTAAAATAAAAAAGAGCTCCGGAAACGAACTGTTGGATAAGGAAGCAATGCGGGTTATTACCTTGTTGGAACGATGGACCCCGGGAATTCAGGATGATAAAAAGGTAAGGGTGATTTATACCTTACCAATTCGATTTGTTTTACATACTAGTCCGGGATGGTAA